CTATAAACGATTTTTCGCGCAATATTTTTTTTACCGGAAAGCATAATATGATTAATAAGTTTTGAAACAACAATGGACCCGTAGCGATAATCGGGCTCAATTGATGTTTTTATTTTTACTTTTCTTCTCATAACGCGATACTAATATACGAATTCATGCGAATAACACGAATAATTAAAATTATTGCTTTGGTCTTTTGGCTCCGTATTTGCTTCTTTGCTGTTTTCGTTTATCAACGCCGGCGGTATCAAGAACGCCCCGAACAATATGATAGCGCACGCCGGGCAAATCCTTCACCCTGCCGCCGCGAATCACCACCACCGAGTGTTCCTGCAGATTGTGCCCTTCGCCCGGAATGTAGGCCGTAACCTCCATACCGTTGGTAAGCCGGACCCTGGCCACCTTACGCAAAGCCGAATTGGGCTTTTTAGGCGTAACCGTCGAGACTTTAACGCAGACTCCGCGCTTAAAAGACGACGGATAAAATATCGGCCTGTTTTTCAAGACATTAAAACCGCGCCGCAGGGCAACGGCTTTAGACTTCCTTATTAAAGGCTTGCGGCCCCTTTTTATCAGCTGATTAAAAGTCGGCATAAAAGTAATAAGTACTATAACTTTTTGAGTTTAAATAGTCAAATTAAAACAACCCAACTCCGGTTATCAGACGAAAGGCCCATAAAATAACGGGGAAAATGAAACGAAAGAGGAAAAATATGAAAAAGATGAGAACCATAAACCCCCACCGTTCCATAAAATACTCAAGCTCCGGCCAGTGCCGGCCTATGAGAGCGAAAAGCACCTTTGAGCCGTCAAGCGGAGGAATGGGCACAAGGTTGAAAAAAGCAAGAAGCAGGTTTATAAATATTATCAACAGAAAAATAGCATACACGGATTCTACGAAGTTTGACCCAATCACACCAAGAGATATCTGTCTGGTCAAAAAACCAAAAACAAATTTAACCCACAGCTCTTCCCTAATGCTGGCAGTAAGTGGTAAAAGAAATCCTAATATCCCAAAAATAAACGCAACAAAAATATTTGAAGCCGGCCCCGCAGCACCAACCAAGGCTGGTCCCCAACGTTGGTTACTAAGATTATAAGGATTATACGGAACCGGTCGGGCCCAACCAAAAATAAACGGGGATCTAATTAAAACTAAAATAAGAGGCAAAAGCACGGAGCCGAACGGATCAAGGTGTTTTAACGGATTAAGCGTAAGACGGCCCTCGTTTTTTGCTGTGGGGTCGCCCAAGGAATAAGCGGCATAACCATGGGAAACCTCGTGCACCACGACCGACATTATCAAAACCGTTATTGAAAATATAAAATCTACTGATCCTGACATTGATTTAATCTTTAGTTTATCATAAACTCTTAAGATATGGCGCAAAAGTGCGAACTCTGCGGCAAGGGGTCCAAAATGGGCGGAAAGCGAAACTTGCTTCGCGGAAAATACAATCCCACAAAGACACAAAGAAAAAAACCCAATTTGCAATGGGCGCGCTTGCCCGCCGAAGCTTTACTCGCCCGGCGTAGCCTTGGCGTAGCGGGGGCGAAGGCGGAACTTCCCAATGGCAAAAGGGCTTTAGTTTGCGCGAAGTGTATTAAAAAATTGTATAAATAAAATCCGCCTTGGCGAGACTGCCGCGTGTCTCTAAAACTTTAACGGTAGCGCAAGACGGGACGTAGTATAGTGGTAGTACGTATGCATGGGGTGCATATAGTGGGAGTTCGATTCTCCCCGTCCCGACCAAGTTAAACTTTTTTTAAATCTTTTGCTGGGGACAGAGAGGTTGCCTCGCGGCCTCTTTCATTTGAAAATCAGGAGTGGTATTATCTAGTCGGCAGTATTTTAACTAATGACTAAAGAAAGGGGGCCAAATGCGCAATCTGGAAAACATTCTGGGACGCGTCCGAAAAAGCGCGGAACTGCTTGAACTCGGAGACAAATTAATCGAAATCCTCACCAGTTTTAAATGCATCTGGTCATGCGATCTTCCGGTAAAAATAAGAGGCAAACAGCAGTTAATACCGGCAGTACGAGTTTGGCATCGCTCCCCCCACAACGATAAGCCCACAAAAGGCGGAATCCGCTTTCACCCGA
The genomic region above belongs to Candidatus Niyogibacteria bacterium and contains:
- the rpsL gene encoding 30S ribosomal protein S12 is translated as MPTFNQLIKRGRKPLIRKSKAVALRRGFNVLKNRPIFYPSSFKRGVCVKVSTVTPKKPNSALRKVARVRLTNGMEVTAYIPGEGHNLQEHSVVVIRGGRVKDLPGVRYHIVRGVLDTAGVDKRKQQRSKYGAKRPKQ
- a CDS encoding site-2 protease family protein, with product MSGSVDFIFSITVLIMSVVVHEVSHGYAAYSLGDPTAKNEGRLTLNPLKHLDPFGSVLLPLILVLIRSPFIFGWARPVPYNPYNLSNQRWGPALVGAAGPASNIFVAFIFGILGFLLPLTASIREELWVKFVFGFLTRQISLGVIGSNFVESVYAIFLLIIFINLLLAFFNLVPIPPLDGSKVLFALIGRHWPELEYFMERWGFMVLIFFIFFLFRFIFPVILWAFRLITGVGLF